Within the Nitrospira sp. genome, the region CGGCACCTGCGCAGTGGCCAGCCGATACGGCTGGGGCTCACTCTGATCGGCCAGCCATCGTGTATAGGCCATATTCAGGTCGATCACGACACGATCTTGCAGCGCACCGATCCGGGTAAAGGTGCCGACGGGCGTGCGGACGTGAAAGCTGACGAGCTTCATGGTCGGCTCCAGCTCAGCGCGTAGTCTTTCAACTCGACGGACTCCAATTCCGGCATGACTCGGAAGGGGCTTCGGGATTCGATCATGACGGCCACCTCATCGGTCCGATCTTTGCCGTCGCTGGCCTTGACGGCCTGGGGTTGGGGTCCATGATGAACCCCTTGGGGATGGAGGGTCAGCATGCCCGCATCGATTCCGGCGCGGCTGAAAAAATTTCCGCTGTGATAGAAGAGCACTTCATCGTAATCCATGTTGCGATGATAAAACGGGACACGAAGGGCGCTGGGATCGCTTTCGAGAGGTCTTGGCGCAAAGGTCGAAATAAGCAGACCCCCGGCTTGGAACGTGGTGTGCACACTGGGCGGCAGGTGATAGCGAGCGCTGGTCACGGGACGAAAATCGCGCACATTCAACTTCGCGACCCAGAGGTCCCCTTTCCACCCCATCACGTCCATGGGATAAAAGGGATAGTAGACGCGCGTGTATTCATCACCGTGTTTGATGCGCACTTCCCATTCAGTCCGACCACTTCCATCTTGTGGCATGTCGGCGAGCGTCGGCACGCCGAGCACGCCTGGATCGAATAGGGCATGATGACCCAGCAGCCCTCGATCAGGTAACTCCACAGGGACGGGCGTCTCGACGATCAGAAAGAGACAGGGGCCTTGGTCCGCGTCGACATGAACCCGATAGGTGGTCCCCTTTGGGACCACGATGTAGTCGCCTGGCTCGTAACTCAGGTACCCGTAGTCTGTTTCGAATCCCCCCCGCCCACGATGCACGAAGACAATCTCGTCGCCGTCCGCGTTGCGCACGAAATGCGGCATCGTGGCCGACCGGCGCGAAAGGAACACGCGGGCGTCCACGCTCGAAAGCATGGCCACCGCCCTCCCGTCCGATGCGCGGAAGTCCGCTGAGGAGAATTGCTCGCACGCAAACGCCCGAGGGCGCAAGGGGCCTTCGATTCTGGTCCAACCGGTCGGGGGATGACGACGATACAGGTGTGAGGAAGGCCCGCTGAATCCTCGACGGCCATGTTCCTCCTCATGCAAGCCGTCTGGAATACCCACATGGGCCTGGCTGGGCGCCGTGCCTTGCTTCACCAAGTACATGACGAGCCTCCTCTGACGCTTCGAGCGCGATGCGACGGCTTACGAGGCTACCGTGTGCGGCTTGGAGGGAGCCTCATCGAATGGGAGCGGGAGCGTGTCATAGTCGACAATAGTCTGATCAACACCCCCGAGCTGATCTCGCTCGATGTCCTTGTACAGCGACTCGACCGTCGTCCGCACAAAGGTTTTGGACTGCTCGGAGCCGTGTTGCCGCTGCGTCAGTTCAAGGAAGATGCCGCAGCCCGGGAATAAGGGATAGGTGAAGCGTTGTTTCAGCGGGCCGAATCCATCCCGCCCATCCTTGAGGCTTCCGCTGAACCGCACCCCGTGGGCTTCCCATTCGTGACACACAGCCTCGATATCATCGACCTCGATCGCGATATGCTGCACGCCTTCGCCATACCGATCGATGAATTCTGAGATTTGGGATTTGACGGCCTTGTTGCGCCCCTGCATCAGTGCGATCTTGGCGTCGCCGCGCTGGACGACCACCGTGTCCATGCTCGACTTATCACTGCCAACGTCCCGCGCGGACCATACCACCTCAAACCCCAACACCTTGGTGAAGAGCACTTCGGCCGCATCCAGGTTTTTGACACAGAGGGTGACGTGATCGATACCCGTTGCCTCATTCATGACGTTCCCTCCCATCAGATATTTCGAGGGGCCATCAGGCTCATTGCGCCGCTCAACCGAGGGTGACACACATAGCCTATAACATATTTATTGCATCATTCAATATATTTTCTATATTATCTAGTATCGTTCGATGAATCAGATGACGGTCCATCGCTTTTGCGTCAGCCTCGCCCACGGATGAGCCGCATGATACAGATTCTCAATCACCGAGACGCCGGCGGCCTGCCGTGACAGTGAGGATGGCGGAATCCGCGCGGGAGTGGAGGTGCATCATGTCCTTCTACGATCACATGCGCGCGTCGGTCCTTCAGCATGGAGCGATCAACAATTCCTATCTCACACGTTTTCGATCCGGTTCCCTCACCGACAGCGAGTTGCGCGAGTTCGCCATCGAGTTCTACAGTTTCACTCGCTTTTTCCCGCGCATCCTCGTCGCGCAACTCGTCAACACGGAGGATGAGGCCGTCGCCGCTGAATTGACCAAGGTCCTGTACTCGGAGCTGGGCGACGGCCACGTCACACGACGCCACGAGCTGCTGTATCGAGACTTTCTCCGCTCCATCGAGATCAGCGTGCACGAGGCGATGACCCGGCCTATGCGTCCCTCGACCCGCGTCTACATTGAAGGCATGGAGCACCTCTACGGCGGCGGAAACCATGCCATGGCCGTCGGCGCGTCATTCGGACTGGAAAACATGGCCATTACAATGTGGGATCACCTGATACCCGGTCTCAGGAGCCTACGGGCTCGCCGATTTCCCACGATGGACATGACCTATTTTACGTTCCACCGCGAGTTGGAACAGGGTCATGAGGAGGCCATGAAAAATGCCGTACACGCCATGCACGGCGAGCCTGGGACTGAGGGGCTCTCGTTCCAGGACAAGCAGGACTTCGAACGCGGCATGGTGGCGGTGTTGAATGATCTGGAAAGATTCTGGATGGGCCTTGAGCCGAATTCTTCCCGGGTCGACCGTGCTCAGAAGGTCTGGCTCTCCTCCGCGCCGTGAACGAGATTGACAGCCGGACGCCGACACAAGTCGAACAGGGCATCGGGATTGAGGACCACCGCGCACAGCACGCCTAACCGCAGGGAGAGACAATGTTTGAGACGGCACGGTACCTGGAGGAAGTGAAGAGACGCTACAACCTGACGAGTGACTATGCCCTGGCCGCCAAGCTGGGAATCGCCCAACCGGAAGCGAATCTAATTCGTCGCGGCCTCAAGGTTCCGAAGCCGGAACTGTGCATCAAGGTTGCGACGTTGCTCGACAAAAACCCCGTCGAACTGCTGCTCATCGCGCAGAAAGATAAAGCACCGGCTCGGGCCAAGGAGTATTGGAAACTGGCACTGACCGCAGTCGATGTCATGTTGCACGTCCCGAAGCACCCCCGCTACCTTCCGAGAAAAGTCGAATCGATCGGTCGTGAACTGCGGCAGTTTGAGGCTCAAACACTGACCTATGAGGGGGCGGCGGCCAATGCCGAGGCCGTCCGTCTCATGGAAACGGCCGAGCGGACCGTCGACGCCATGATGGAGCGCTGGAATATTTGGAAAAAAGGCGAGGCCCTCTACCCCAACTACTTGCTCGCCAACCAGGCCGCGGCACGGAGGCACGTACGGATTCGGCGACTCCTCATTCTCACGCACGAGCAAATGCACAGCGAATCCATGGTCGTCGACGCCATCCACGTCATGGACGATCAACGACGCGCAGGCATCAAGATTTTCTATTCGTTTCGGGAGGAACTGGTCCATTCCACGATGTTTCGGAGACTCGAGGAGGATTTCAAAAAATACGGGGCCGCCCAGGATTTGAACGCCGCCATGTTCGACGGAGAGATTTTGATTTTTTCCCAGACCTACGGAACCGTCCCCCTTGGGGTCGTCGGAACGCCAACGCCGATCACGATGATCAACCGACTGCAGATTACGTGGAAGCCGCAGATGATTCGAGAGTTGGACCCGGCTCCGCTGTTCGACATGACGCGCTACGTGTTCGAATATGACGGTGCCGAGCCCTTTCGTGAACACTTGGCTCGATTCAGGAGGTCCACCCGTGAAGTTCCCATCCGAGCCGTTTAAGATCAAAGTCGTCGAACCGATTCGAAACACGACCCGGGAAGAACGCGACCGACTGCTCCGCGAGGCTGGGTACAACCTCTTCCAAGTTCCGGCGGACAGCGTCTATGTCGATCTCCTCACCGACAGCGGCACCTCGGCCATGAGCGACCGTCAATGGGCCGGCCTCATGCTCGGGGACGAATCCTACGCCGGCAGCAAGAACTACTACCACTTCGAGGCGGTCGTGCGTTCCATTTTCGGCTATCGGCACGTCATTCCAACGCACCAGGGCCGCATGGCCGAGAATCTCCTTTTCTCCACCGTCGTCAAGCCGGGCATGGTGGTTCCCAATAACATTCACTTCGACACGACACGGGCGAATGTCGAGCATCAACATGCCGACGCGATCGATCTGGTGGTCAAGGAAGCGTACGACCCGCACTGTGACCTTCCCTTCAAAGGCAACATGGACCTCGTCAAGCTCGAGGAGACCATCACCCGCTTGGGGCGCGAGCGCATTCCGCTCGTCATGCTCACCATCACCAACAACAGCGGAGGCGGCCAGCCGGTGTCCATGTCGAACATCCGCGAGTGCCGGCGGCTCTTGCATCACTATCGCATCCCGTTATTCTTTGACGCCTGCCGATTCGCGGAAAACTGCTTCTTCATCAAGGAACGGGAGCCCGGATACGCGGAAACACCCGTCTTGGAGATCGCGCGCGAACTGTTCGGCTATGGAGACGGCTGTACCATGTCCGCCAAGAAAGACGGCCTCGTGAACATTGGGGGGTTCCTGAGTCTCAATGACGAGCAGTGGGCGTTGGACATTACCAACATGCTGATTCTGGTTGAAGGATTCCCCACCTACGGAGGCCTCGCGGGTCGCGACCTCGAAGCCATGGCCAGGGGATTGGAAGAGGTGCTCGACGAACAATATCTACGGTTCCGAATCGGGCAGGTTCGCTATTTAGGAGAGCTGTTGGAGGCGGGCGGCGTACCCATCGTGAAGCCGATCGGCGGCCACGCTGTCTATCTCAACGCAAAGGAATTCCTCCCGCATATCTCCCAAGATCAGTTCCCGGCACAGGCGCTCGCGGTCGCGCTCTACCGGGAATACGGCATTCGCGGCGTGGAGATCGGCACCGTGATGTTTGGAAAGCGCGATCCTACAACCGGACGTCACATACACCCGGAACTGGAACTGGTCCGGTTGGCTATCCCCCGCCGTGTCTATACAAATATGCAGATTACCTACGTCGCCGAATCGATCATCAGTCTCTACGAGAAGAGGGACTCGATCGGCGGATTGTTCATGAACTATGCGGCCCCGGTCCTTCGCCACTTCACCGCGCGATTCGAGGAACTGACTCCGGCTGGTGCGTCCGTGACGAACGCCTAGCCCCGTGATTCCGCCTACGTCTCCTTCTCGCCCGCTTTGGCCAAGAGCCCATCGTCATACGTCAATCGTCATTCGCTTCCGAACGTGGCACCCCAAGGCCCCACTCGGTTGTTCGCTCTGCACGATTGACGTGTGACCAGTGACGAATCAGACGACCTCCGTGGTCAGAGTTTCACGACGGTCCGTCCGCGATGGGTGCCCGCCAGCAGGCGTTTGCAGACCGACGGAACGTCTTCCAGGGAAACCGTCTCGGGCGCGATACGATCCAGATGTCTCGGGCGCAAATCCGTGGCCAGCCGCTGCCAGCAATGCCGGCGCAAGGGCATCGGACAGTTCGCCGAAGAAATGCCCAGCAGACTGACGCCTCGTAGAATAAACGGCATCACCGTCGTCTGCAGATCACTCCCGCCCGCGAGTCCGACGCTGGCGATGCTCCCCCGAGGGAAGATGGTCCGCGTCAGCCATGCCAGTACGTCCCCGCCGACAGTGTCAATTGCACCGGCCCACTGCGCTCGTTCCAGCGGTTGACGCCCCATCTCCAATTCATCACGCAAGACGATTCGCCGGGCGCCGAGTCTCACCAACTCGTCCGATGCCTCTCGCTTGCCGGTGATTGCCACCACCTCATAGTTCAGGGCTGCCAGTATGTCGACCGCCAGACAGCCGACTCCACCGGTCGCACCAGTGACGACGACCGGCCCGTTGGCCGGGCGCACTCCATTGTCCTCCATTCTCGTGATCGCCAGCGCAACGGTGAGCCCTGCCGTACCGAGGGCCATGACCTCGTGTAGACCCAATCCCTCCGGGACGGGCACTACCCACTCGGCCGGCACACGAACGTACCCGGCATAACCGCCGTCATGATCTTGGCTGAGACCGTACCCGGTGACTAGAACGTGCTCGCCGGCGCGAAACCGCGGGTCATCGGAAGCCTCGACTACTCCCGAGACGTCGATTCCGGCCACCAGAGGGAAGCGCCGTACGATTTTCCCATGACCGGTCACCGCCAGCGCATCCTTATAATTGACGCTTGAGTATCGAGCGGCGATGAGAACGTGGCCGGGCGAGAGATCATCGACACGGAGGGTGACCAAGCGGGCACGCTCGTGATTCTGTTCGTGGTGAATTTGCAGGGCTTGAAAGGTGTTCATGGGGTCCCGGATCGCCCAACGGTCAACGGCCCATCAAGGAACAGAGGAGCCCCCGGAAACCGCCGGCTAATGCGCGCGCTGATCCTCGAGACGCGACACAGATGTTCCGGTCACGGTCTACGCGAATCCACACTGCGCTCGCTGGGCGAGGCACATGACGGCAGGAGCCGAGTGCTCATTCGCACGTGAGGGCGGCGCGGTAGGACACTCCGAGAGCGTCACCCTGTGAGTGCCGGCTTGTTCGGTCTCATCCGCACGGATGCGATCATCGAGAGGCACGACCTGGATCAGAACTCTGCGTGCCGGCCTGCACGCACTCCTGACAGCCCGGACAGTAGGTATGTGCCAACAATAAATCGTCGGGTTGGAATCCGTACGTCATCTGGAATGCCCTCAATTCGACCCAACGTGGATGCTGCTTCTCGGCCCCCAGATCGTCGCGCACTTTTCCGCATCCGTCACAGAACTGCACGTGTTGCTTTTTCATAACCGGCTCCCTCCGTGATTCACTCGTCCCGCGATCCCAGATAGGCCTGGAGCACGTCTCGACGTGCCGCGATGCCGACCAGCTTACCCTCTCGATCGACGACCGGCACACGGATCAGATGATTGGTCTGCAGGACATAGATCAACGTGCGAACGTCCGTGTGGTCGCTCACGCTGACGACCGAGTTGGTCATGAGT harbors:
- the yhdH gene encoding quinone oxidoreductase, which gives rise to MNTFQALQIHHEQNHERARLVTLRVDDLSPGHVLIAARYSSVNYKDALAVTGHGKIVRRFPLVAGIDVSGVVEASDDPRFRAGEHVLVTGYGLSQDHDGGYAGYVRVPAEWVVPVPEGLGLHEVMALGTAGLTVALAITRMEDNGVRPANGPVVVTGATGGVGCLAVDILAALNYEVVAITGKREASDELVRLGARRIVLRDELEMGRQPLERAQWAGAIDTVGGDVLAWLTRTIFPRGSIASVGLAGGSDLQTTVMPFILRGVSLLGISSANCPMPLRRHCWQRLATDLRPRHLDRIAPETVSLEDVPSVCKRLLAGTHRGRTVVKL
- the tnaA gene encoding tryptophanase, with product MKFPSEPFKIKVVEPIRNTTREERDRLLREAGYNLFQVPADSVYVDLLTDSGTSAMSDRQWAGLMLGDESYAGSKNYYHFEAVVRSIFGYRHVIPTHQGRMAENLLFSTVVKPGMVVPNNIHFDTTRANVEHQHADAIDLVVKEAYDPHCDLPFKGNMDLVKLEETITRLGRERIPLVMLTITNNSGGGQPVSMSNIRECRRLLHHYRIPLFFDACRFAENCFFIKEREPGYAETPVLEIARELFGYGDGCTMSAKKDGLVNIGGFLSLNDEQWALDITNMLILVEGFPTYGGLAGRDLEAMARGLEEVLDEQYLRFRIGQVRYLGELLEAGGVPIVKPIGGHAVYLNAKEFLPHISQDQFPAQALAVALYREYGIRGVEIGTVMFGKRDPTTGRHIHPELELVRLAIPRRVYTNMQITYVAESIISLYEKRDSIGGLFMNYAAPVLRHFTARFEELTPAGASVTNA
- a CDS encoding homogentisate 1,2-dioxygenase; translated protein: MYLVKQGTAPSQAHVGIPDGLHEEEHGRRGFSGPSSHLYRRHPPTGWTRIEGPLRPRAFACEQFSSADFRASDGRAVAMLSSVDARVFLSRRSATMPHFVRNADGDEIVFVHRGRGGFETDYGYLSYEPGDYIVVPKGTTYRVHVDADQGPCLFLIVETPVPVELPDRGLLGHHALFDPGVLGVPTLADMPQDGSGRTEWEVRIKHGDEYTRVYYPFYPMDVMGWKGDLWVAKLNVRDFRPVTSARYHLPPSVHTTFQAGGLLISTFAPRPLESDPSALRVPFYHRNMDYDEVLFYHSGNFFSRAGIDAGMLTLHPQGVHHGPQPQAVKASDGKDRTDEVAVMIESRSPFRVMPELESVELKDYALSWSRP